A window from candidate division WOR-3 bacterium encodes these proteins:
- a CDS encoding radical SAM protein: MEPTVVVREYIATIFQTFSKVIEFEDENGKKINIYDIKYLASKNNFKSAIVTEHTGLNYTPYHYIRFTEPVIIMIKEILLIILQKFYFLDKNKKRIIITGFRLKLKFWTRKTTSLFEGLRVLSSKCNCSCIYCYRKNSPLDDHNYMMSLDEANTRIKYYNALEKKGLFDYYVSTGEFFLNKYAIRILEKARKKDPVSPIQITTNGTFLTKKIIKRLESLKPIHLNISLNSTCVNLRKQIMGGGCHENVVKGISLVRAYEISYIGSILMWPEISFNDVRKSLDFLQKMEALYVVLFLPGFNKYNKPTSYSLSYMKTHWCKIRTFFCKIRNNYDMPIILDINSYWISSISPVIDGIIKNSPAYNIGLKSGDVILAINDKKIFSRNGFIREMMKIQKNGKKVCNLFVRRGSEKKFFSLREFGDKKYAYPYKPKGYSTTLGSFWGVLMCNSIYIPALRKLKQLILSKEFSRIVVFVSPLMKKQLNKLREFINLEIFFNNCDVKFITTKNYFWGGNIILGDLMMVEDFCRLLNTSFVEEFKPEAVVIPRTFVAGWGRDFSGVPYTEIERKTGYRVFLLPCTRIEF; this comes from the coding sequence ATGGAACCGACTGTAGTTGTTAGGGAATATATTGCAACAATTTTCCAAACATTCAGTAAAGTTATAGAATTTGAAGATGAAAATGGTAAAAAAATTAATATATATGACATAAAATATCTCGCTTCCAAAAATAATTTCAAGTCAGCCATCGTAACAGAACATACAGGGCTAAATTATACTCCATATCACTATATAAGATTTACCGAACCGGTTATAATAATGATAAAAGAAATTTTGTTAATAATATTACAAAAATTTTATTTTCTTGATAAAAATAAAAAGAGGATAATTATAACAGGTTTTAGACTGAAGTTAAAATTCTGGACAAGAAAAACGACATCGCTCTTTGAAGGTTTGCGTGTTCTTTCTTCAAAATGTAATTGTTCATGTATTTATTGTTATCGTAAAAATAGTCCGCTAGATGACCATAATTATATGATGAGTCTTGATGAAGCAAATACAAGGATAAAATATTACAATGCATTGGAAAAAAAAGGATTATTCGACTATTATGTGAGTACCGGTGAATTTTTTCTGAACAAATATGCTATTCGAATCCTGGAGAAGGCTCGGAAAAAAGATCCAGTATCTCCAATTCAAATAACAACGAACGGAACTTTTTTAACTAAAAAAATTATTAAAAGATTAGAATCTTTAAAGCCCATCCATCTAAATATTTCACTGAATTCCACCTGTGTAAATCTTCGAAAGCAAATTATGGGAGGGGGATGTCACGAAAATGTAGTTAAAGGAATTTCTCTTGTTCGTGCTTATGAAATAAGTTATATAGGAAGCATTCTTATGTGGCCGGAAATTAGTTTCAATGATGTTCGAAAAAGTTTAGATTTTCTCCAAAAAATGGAAGCACTCTATGTTGTTTTATTTCTCCCTGGATTTAATAAATATAACAAACCAACTTCTTATAGCCTATCATACATGAAGACACACTGGTGTAAAATTAGAACGTTTTTTTGCAAAATTAGAAACAACTATGATATGCCGATAATTTTAGATATTAATTCCTACTGGATTTCTTCAATTTCACCAGTGATTGATGGTATTATCAAAAATTCTCCAGCTTACAATATCGGTTTAAAAAGTGGTGATGTTATATTGGCTATTAATGATAAGAAAATTTTTTCACGCAATGGATTCATTAGAGAAATGATGAAAATACAAAAAAACGGTAAGAAAGTGTGCAACTTGTTTGTAAGAAGGGGTAGTGAAAAAAAATTTTTTTCTTTACGAGAATTTGGAGATAAGAAATATGCATATCCGTACAAACCAAAGGGTTATTCGACTACCCTAGGCTCTTTTTGGGGAGTGCTTATGTGTAATTCAATTTATATCCCTGCTTTAAGGAAACTTAAACAATTGATTCTGTCTAAAGAATTCTCCCGTATTGTTGTTTTTGTATCGCCCCTTATGAAGAAGCAGTTAAACAAGTTAAGAGAGTTTATTAACCTAGAGATCTTCTTTAACAATTGTGATGTTAAATTTATTACGACAAAAAATTATTTTTGGGGTGGAAACATTATTCTTGGAGATTTAATGATGGTTGAAGATTTTTGTCGACTACTTAATACTTCTTTTGTTGAAGAATTTAAGCCTGAAGCAGTGGTAATACCTCGAACTTTTGTGGCTGGTTGGGGGCGAGATTTTAGTGGTGTACCATATACTGAAATTGAGCGAAAAACTGGGTATAGAGTTTTCCTATTGCCCTGTACGCGAATTGAGTTTTAG
- a CDS encoding MFS transporter — translation MRIFNYIYFFSSFINGIIGPYLILYFYESGLDSQDIGLMFVIHYLGVLIFEIPTGAYADLVGRKKSVAVSFLGGGFLSLLMYFVIHKYQFFLVFLLKGIMATFCSGALEAWYAESISNGEENVVHYWSKIESISYIGSLTGFILSSILVANKFLKELWLFMGMGTITLGMFILMVGVDKRRRKKLSVVDAYRKYLKTIKKGMEVMYSRKVLLLLNFALFFFFASSGVISLVWQPFFNYRLGVDKTYFGIITCLTTIGAILGAKYAGNLNSIFKNEAKSLVVESVIVSLMVVIMVNLSAMYKVAYIVVFIFYMFFYAMQRPLFQSLINKYLSDDIRATALSVNSLMIGFSTILCSIVFGLSDKIGFRPVLGISFLFILIVPIIYFYIFHIKKEH, via the coding sequence ATGAGAATTTTTAATTATATTTATTTTTTTTCGTCATTTATCAATGGAATAATCGGTCCCTATCTAATCTTATACTTCTATGAAAGTGGTTTGGATTCACAAGACATAGGATTGATGTTTGTTATACATTACCTAGGTGTTTTGATCTTTGAAATACCAACCGGTGCTTACGCAGATCTGGTAGGACGCAAAAAATCTGTTGCAGTATCCTTTCTTGGAGGTGGTTTTTTATCTCTCCTGATGTACTTTGTGATTCATAAATATCAATTTTTTTTAGTTTTTCTGCTTAAAGGGATCATGGCGACATTCTGCTCTGGAGCACTGGAAGCATGGTATGCTGAATCTATTTCTAATGGAGAGGAAAACGTCGTTCACTATTGGAGTAAAATTGAGTCGATAAGTTATATCGGTTCATTAACTGGATTTATTCTCAGCAGTATTCTTGTTGCTAATAAATTTCTCAAGGAACTCTGGCTTTTTATGGGGATGGGGACAATAACTCTCGGTATGTTTATACTGATGGTTGGAGTTGATAAGAGAAGAAGAAAAAAGTTGTCGGTAGTGGACGCCTATAGGAAATATCTTAAAACAATAAAAAAAGGTATGGAAGTTATGTATTCCAGAAAAGTATTACTCCTGCTCAATTTTGCCCTATTCTTTTTCTTTGCATCCTCTGGAGTAATATCACTCGTTTGGCAGCCGTTTTTCAATTACAGATTAGGTGTTGACAAAACATATTTTGGAATTATTACTTGTTTAACGACAATCGGTGCAATACTTGGCGCAAAATATGCCGGTAATTTAAATAGTATTTTTAAAAATGAAGCTAAAAGTCTAGTAGTTGAATCCGTAATTGTTAGTCTAATGGTTGTAATAATGGTAAATTTATCTGCTATGTATAAAGTGGCATATATTGTTGTTTTTATTTTCTATATGTTCTTTTATGCAATGCAACGTCCTTTATTTCAATCCTTAATAAACAAATATTTATCAGACGATATAAGAGCCACAGCTCTTTCTGTAAACAGCTTAATGATTGGGTTTTCGACGATACTTTGCTCCATCGTTTTTGGCTTGAGTGATAAAATAGGATTCCGTCCTGTGTTAGGAATATCATTTTTATTTATTTTAATTGTTCCTATCATTTATTTTTATATCTTTCATATAAAAAAGGAGCATTAA
- a CDS encoding radical SAM protein, which translates to MKQFSFIKFINFRRENNSTLIVDKRNYSYIIVYRTLLLYYILKEMQKDRSYDRIPMVLANRYNVPVGIMEKKINELLHVVQKHWLSYNNKPDKSSCNYFERSLSLRVPISLEILLTYKCNLKCNHCLYGTIPGEGNEMLTEEILNIAAQMEKEKIFFVAFSGGEPTLHKDFFVLLEEFSRRKIEIGLSTNGILLNQIKFIKRLERFNIKSFNISIEGSNASMNDDLRGYGTFFKITKALRMLVNSGRADQIVVKITYGKQNYLYIENIVNLLRKIGIKKIAFHRLKKWGRAKKLKEYIPTYREIEYVNKKILELRTKYPDVIIEGDSAYTQSKVNSCAVSLSLTILPSGDVVPCNIFGVNTTREIILGNVKEQPIKKIWNNTKSKTIRSYVQYLFKSNNYICSKCADFLYCPSPRCIAYNYLSHKKFLSNPYKCFHLNT; encoded by the coding sequence ATGAAGCAATTTTCTTTCATAAAATTTATAAATTTCCGAAGAGAAAATAATAGTACGTTAATAGTTGACAAACGTAATTATTCATATATCATTGTTTACAGGACTCTTTTACTTTATTATATTCTTAAAGAAATGCAAAAAGACAGATCGTACGATAGAATTCCGATGGTTCTGGCTAATAGATATAATGTTCCAGTGGGCATCATGGAGAAAAAAATAAATGAATTGCTTCACGTGGTTCAAAAACACTGGTTATCTTATAATAATAAACCAGATAAAAGTAGTTGTAATTATTTTGAACGATCATTATCATTGAGGGTACCTATAAGTTTAGAAATTCTTCTTACATATAAGTGCAACCTTAAGTGCAACCATTGTTTGTATGGAACTATCCCAGGCGAGGGTAATGAAATGTTAACTGAAGAGATATTAAATATTGCTGCTCAAATGGAAAAAGAAAAAATTTTTTTTGTCGCATTCAGTGGAGGTGAACCAACTTTGCATAAAGATTTTTTCGTACTCTTAGAAGAATTCTCTCGCCGAAAAATAGAAATTGGACTTTCGACAAATGGAATTTTATTAAACCAAATAAAATTTATTAAACGTCTGGAAAGATTTAATATAAAATCCTTTAATATTTCTATAGAAGGCTCGAATGCTTCAATGAACGATGATTTACGCGGCTATGGTACCTTTTTTAAAATTACCAAAGCATTAAGAATGCTTGTGAATTCAGGTCGGGCTGACCAAATAGTGGTTAAGATAACTTATGGAAAACAAAATTATCTTTATATAGAAAATATTGTTAACTTACTACGAAAAATAGGAATTAAGAAAATTGCATTCCACCGGCTTAAAAAATGGGGGCGAGCGAAAAAATTAAAAGAATATATTCCTACTTACAGAGAAATTGAATATGTAAATAAAAAAATACTAGAACTACGAACAAAATATCCTGATGTAATAATTGAAGGTGATTCGGCTTACACACAAAGTAAAGTAAACTCTTGTGCAGTTTCTCTGAGTTTAACAATTCTTCCCAGTGGCGATGTTGTTCCATGTAATATTTTTGGAGTAAATACTACGCGTGAAATAATTCTGGGGAATGTAAAAGAACAACCGATCAAAAAAATTTGGAACAATACGAAATCAAAAACTATACGAAGTTATGTGCAATATTTATTTAAATCAAATAATTATATTTGTTCAAAATGTGCTGATTTCCTTTATTGTCCATCTCCACGATGTATAGCTTACAATTACCTTAGTCATAAAAAATTTTTAAGTAACCCATATAAATGTTTTCACCTCAATACATAG
- a CDS encoding ATP-binding protein, with protein sequence MIKRKLFKELKAHLSRKEISFIVGPRQAGKTTLMLLLKDYLEKKGEKTLFLNLDIEEDKEFFSSQSRLVKKIELEIGEQKGFIFIDEIQRKENAGLFLKGIYDMNLPHKFITSGSGSVELKEKIHESLVGRKRLFELSTLSFEEFTNFRTEYKYENRLADFFSVESSRVYDLLEEYLNFGGYPRIVLEKELIEKRKVMNEIYQSYIERDIYYLLKIQKTEAFSNLAKVMAAQIGSLVNLSELSSTLGISVKTVKDYLWYLEKTFIIQRISPYFKNIRKEITKSPIFYFYDLGLRNFASGDFGGLKDMGFVFQNFVFNALKEKIKMSSSKICFWRTKDKAEVDFVIDSGKGLIPVEVKYKKLTIPKIPRALRSFVDKYKPGKALVVNLTLDTTIYINRTEILFIPFFRILENRLFESGAKVGSKD encoded by the coding sequence ATGATTAAAAGAAAGTTGTTTAAAGAACTTAAAGCCCACCTTTCCAGGAAGGAAATCAGTTTTATCGTGGGGCCGAGGCAGGCAGGAAAGACTACCCTGATGCTTTTGCTTAAAGATTACCTGGAAAAGAAAGGAGAAAAGACTCTTTTTTTGAACCTGGATATTGAAGAGGATAAAGAATTTTTCAGTTCCCAGTCAAGGTTGGTAAAGAAGATCGAATTGGAGATAGGCGAACAGAAGGGATTTATCTTTATTGATGAAATTCAACGGAAAGAGAATGCCGGACTGTTCTTGAAGGGAATTTACGACATGAACTTGCCGCATAAATTCATCACTTCGGGTTCGGGGAGTGTGGAGTTGAAAGAAAAGATTCACGAATCACTCGTAGGGAGGAAGAGGCTTTTTGAACTCTCAACTCTGTCTTTTGAAGAGTTTACGAATTTTAGAACTGAATATAAGTATGAAAACAGACTTGCGGATTTTTTCTCGGTAGAAAGCAGTCGGGTTTATGACCTTCTTGAAGAATATTTAAATTTTGGTGGATACCCGCGGATTGTTCTCGAGAAAGAACTGATAGAGAAGCGGAAAGTAATGAACGAAATCTATCAAAGTTATATTGAACGAGATATCTATTATCTATTGAAGATCCAGAAGACTGAAGCGTTCAGTAATCTGGCGAAGGTAATGGCGGCTCAGATTGGGAGTCTGGTGAATCTTTCGGAATTGTCGTCGACACTGGGCATATCTGTTAAGACCGTAAAAGACTATCTTTGGTATCTGGAAAAGACTTTTATCATTCAGAGAATATCTCCTTATTTTAAAAATATTCGAAAAGAAATTACGAAATCACCGATCTTTTACTTCTATGACCTCGGTTTGAGGAATTTTGCATCCGGAGATTTCGGTGGCCTGAAAGATATGGGTTTTGTCTTTCAGAATTTTGTTTTCAATGCTTTGAAAGAGAAGATCAAAATGAGTTCGTCAAAAATCTGTTTTTGGCGCACAAAGGATAAAGCAGAAGTTGATTTTGTGATTGATTCGGGAAAAGGCCTTATTCCGGTTGAGGTTAAATATAAAAAATTAACAATACCAAAAATTCCCAGGGCGTTGAGAAGCTTTGTGGATAAATATAAACCGGGGAAAGCACTGGTGGTAAATCTTACGCTTGATACAACGATATATATTAACCGGACAGAAATTCTATTTATCCCGTTTTTCAGAATACTGGAAAATCGTCTTTTTGAATCTGGAGCTAAAGTTGGAAGTAAAGACTGA
- a CDS encoding sigma-54-dependent Fis family transcriptional regulator, producing the protein MNKRKSIIKESIKRCREMGLNPDVKRLRRRVDKTELHRRQKRHKFLLDAALPYMMLMAETFKECGSLTALLDSECCILKIVGPRKVLASRKKYGLVEGAFLCEEDAGTNAASLCLKTRKPFYVSGTEYFTKFLRNGSCFAAPVIDSGLLLGIIVIIHPNRKSHPHTFALVKTLAHLISREYTEITQGNFIISVCDLLNNGIVLTEQNGRVWYVNFRARQILEIGRGENIRGDFNIDLFSSNRISNEIVYSRRTKSSFMVTRKQYSNKFLFLFEPLKEKLEKDKKIKAVFAPYTTEDIIGLNEIKQKIRHLAMQDINILIVGESGTGKELIASALHNASHRAAARFVVVNCAAIPDTLFEAELFGYSKGAFTDARYDRVGRIEYASCGTLFLDEIGDLPFDVQGKLLRVLETKKVSPLGGNKEKKIDVRFIFATNRNLEKMVREGKFREDLYYRINTPVINIPPLRERKAEIPNLIEHILLKLKDNHHGFIAGLTEEAVSLLMEYDYPGNVRELEGIIRQAFLTCRKEYIDADDIGLKTGQPVSLKEKVRRYRANLVYETFLAHSRDVKKVSRLLDLSIRQVYRCIKEAEKN; encoded by the coding sequence ATGAATAAGAGAAAGAGTATAATCAAAGAGTCAATCAAACGCTGTCGGGAAATGGGGTTGAATCCCGACGTAAAGAGATTACGTAGAAGGGTCGACAAAACAGAGTTGCACAGGAGACAGAAGAGGCATAAATTCCTGCTTGACGCCGCGCTTCCTTATATGATGCTTATGGCAGAAACCTTTAAAGAGTGTGGTTCTTTGACCGCTCTCCTTGATTCTGAATGCTGCATATTGAAGATCGTCGGTCCCCGTAAGGTCTTAGCCAGTAGAAAAAAGTACGGACTTGTTGAGGGCGCGTTCCTGTGCGAGGAAGACGCGGGTACAAACGCAGCATCTCTCTGTTTGAAAACACGAAAACCGTTCTATGTCTCCGGTACTGAATATTTTACGAAATTCCTCAGGAACGGTTCCTGCTTTGCTGCGCCGGTAATTGACAGCGGTCTTCTGTTGGGGATCATCGTTATTATTCATCCCAACCGTAAAAGCCATCCTCATACATTCGCCCTCGTCAAGACACTGGCGCATCTCATCAGCCGGGAATACACCGAGATAACTCAGGGCAATTTCATTATTTCCGTGTGTGATCTGCTCAATAACGGTATTGTTCTGACCGAACAGAACGGCCGGGTCTGGTACGTCAATTTCAGGGCTCGCCAGATCCTGGAGATTGGCAGAGGTGAAAATATTCGGGGGGATTTCAACATCGACCTTTTTTCTTCAAACAGAATTTCCAATGAGATCGTTTATTCCCGACGTACGAAATCGTCGTTTATGGTCACCCGTAAACAGTACAGCAATAAATTTTTATTTCTATTCGAGCCGCTCAAAGAGAAATTAGAAAAAGACAAAAAAATCAAAGCGGTCTTTGCTCCGTACACCACTGAAGACATCATCGGGTTGAATGAAATAAAGCAAAAGATCCGACATCTTGCAATGCAGGACATTAACATTTTGATTGTTGGAGAAAGCGGTACCGGCAAGGAACTGATTGCGTCGGCGCTCCATAATGCCAGCCACCGTGCTGCAGCACGTTTCGTGGTGGTGAACTGCGCTGCGATTCCTGATACCCTTTTTGAAGCAGAACTGTTCGGGTACTCTAAAGGGGCGTTCACTGACGCCCGGTATGATCGAGTTGGACGGATTGAATACGCATCCTGCGGTACACTCTTTCTCGACGAGATCGGCGATTTACCGTTTGATGTTCAGGGTAAACTCCTGCGTGTACTTGAGACGAAAAAGGTCTCTCCGCTGGGTGGGAATAAAGAGAAAAAGATCGACGTACGATTCATCTTCGCCACCAACCGCAATCTGGAAAAGATGGTCAGAGAAGGAAAGTTTCGGGAAGACCTGTATTACCGTATAAACACACCGGTGATTAATATCCCGCCGCTTCGGGAGAGAAAGGCGGAGATCCCTAATTTGATTGAGCACATTCTTTTGAAGTTAAAGGACAACCATCACGGATTCATCGCCGGTCTGACCGAAGAAGCGGTCTCTTTGCTTATGGAATACGACTATCCGGGGAATGTCCGGGAATTGGAAGGGATCATAAGACAGGCGTTTTTAACCTGTCGGAAAGAGTACATTGATGCGGACGACATCGGATTGAAGACCGGCCAGCCGGTTTCCCTGAAAGAAAAGGTGCGGCGTTATCGGGCGAATCTGGTCTATGAAACGTTTCTCGCCCACAGCCGGGACGTGAAAAAAGTCAGTCGACTTCTGGATCTCAGCATCCGACAGGTCTACCGCTGCATCAAAGAAGCGGAGAAGAACTGA
- a CDS encoding Lrp/AsnC family transcriptional regulator: MSVAAYLLINTATGKEGDVVDALNRINGVKHAHVVTGLHDVICYAEGKDLNELKSIIINDIRGVEGIQRTVTCFALDVSE, from the coding sequence ATGTCAGTTGCTGCTTATTTATTAATCAATACTGCAACAGGGAAAGAGGGTGATGTTGTTGACGCCCTGAACAGAATAAACGGTGTAAAACACGCCCATGTCGTAACCGGACTTCATGATGTGATCTGCTATGCCGAAGGCAAGGATCTAAATGAACTTAAGTCCATTATCATCAACGACATCAGAGGAGTGGAGGGCATCCAGCGCACGGTTACCTGTTTTGCGCTTGATGTGAGCGAGTAG
- a CDS encoding ArsR family transcriptional regulator: MAKKKIPEVRYRASRICRALANPTAYETLHILKKGKKTPEQLAHILGISVPTISHVLRVLRDLDLVRYDIKWRVRHYWLKIDLIKEIMARLEDLVKMIEKME, encoded by the coding sequence ATGGCTAAGAAAAAGATACCAGAGGTCCGTTACCGGGCGTCGCGCATCTGCCGTGCCCTGGCAAATCCCACGGCGTACGAGACTCTCCACATCCTTAAAAAAGGGAAAAAAACTCCGGAGCAGCTCGCTCACATTCTCGGCATCAGCGTTCCGACGATCTCCCACGTTCTTCGTGTTCTGCGTGATCTTGACCTGGTGCGCTATGATATAAAGTGGCGGGTACGTCATTACTGGTTGAAGATCGATCTTATTAAAGAGATTATGGCAAGGCTTGAAGATCTGGTAAAGATGATTGAAAAGATGGAATAG
- a CDS encoding T9SS type A sorting domain-containing protein yields MRINNRVPYMAVILFAMLLNTVRAQYFYTFVATTESFDATLFNNSHKIAVRKEINGEDTVSVVFHSADSVKFIYSTNRGTTWQGLTTLGPGIFPAIDVDCFGFRHIVWQQLDTISGTYNIYYDCLEDYAPPVNISCSAENSITPDVVVDSSLTAHIVWTEQEGNYNKILYRNCKAGSLGTIFQVSPDWTNTTHTLPSIGIFAPDNQVYVVWDGIDYGSYSPYLILYRYMADTVWSSVDWIWGHYKPTQHSSIDYDHGEDSLSGCYDYEDEYNNNYEVHFFMGNGGGYSTPGDSKFPVVSTVTTAWSYLFWQEDSAGVVDIYYNTYYFNSGWSSGTIRTLFNINEPVRAPSCCGASMIWTQGSSPPYSIYFADFSYPVNTEEVRKRNTQQGVLEITPNPFTNKTVISYRGEVSSIKIFNTAARLVKEFNSSSLPLLKKIVWDGTTDSGKEVPPGTYFCVLKNSRKRIVKKVVRLR; encoded by the coding sequence ATGCGTATAAATAACCGTGTGCCTTATATGGCTGTAATTTTATTTGCAATGCTTCTGAATACAGTCAGAGCCCAATATTTCTATACATTTGTCGCAACCACGGAATCGTTCGACGCCACGCTGTTCAACAACAGTCATAAGATAGCCGTCAGAAAAGAGATAAACGGTGAAGATACGGTTTCAGTGGTCTTTCACAGTGCAGACAGTGTAAAGTTCATCTACTCAACAAACAGAGGAACCACGTGGCAGGGGTTGACGACCCTCGGGCCCGGTATTTTCCCGGCGATTGACGTGGATTGCTTCGGGTTCCGCCATATCGTCTGGCAGCAGTTGGATACAATATCCGGAACTTATAACATCTATTATGATTGTCTTGAGGATTATGCTCCGCCGGTCAATATCAGCTGCTCTGCGGAAAATTCAATCACTCCGGACGTCGTGGTTGATTCATCCCTTACAGCACACATTGTCTGGACCGAACAAGAGGGGAATTATAATAAGATACTCTACCGAAACTGCAAAGCCGGTTCTCTAGGAACGATCTTTCAGGTCAGTCCGGACTGGACCAATACCACGCACACCCTGCCTTCGATCGGTATTTTTGCTCCTGACAACCAAGTCTATGTGGTGTGGGACGGAATCGACTACGGCAGTTATTCTCCTTATTTGATTCTTTATAGATACATGGCAGATACTGTATGGTCGTCAGTCGACTGGATCTGGGGCCATTACAAACCGACCCAGCATTCTTCAATTGATTACGACCACGGCGAAGATTCATTATCCGGTTGTTATGATTATGAAGATGAATACAATAACAATTATGAAGTTCACTTTTTCATGGGTAATGGCGGAGGGTATTCAACGCCCGGCGATTCCAAATTTCCGGTTGTTTCCACAGTAACGACAGCATGGTCGTATCTCTTCTGGCAGGAAGATTCTGCTGGTGTTGTTGACATCTATTATAATACTTATTATTTTAACAGCGGCTGGAGCAGTGGAACAATCCGCACTCTGTTCAACATTAATGAACCTGTCCGCGCACCCAGTTGCTGTGGTGCATCCATGATCTGGACACAGGGCAGCAGTCCGCCTTACAGTATCTACTTTGCTGACTTCAGTTATCCGGTAAATACTGAAGAAGTAAGGAAAAGAAACACTCAGCAGGGAGTTCTGGAGATCACGCCCAATCCCTTTACAAACAAAACAGTGATTTCTTATAGAGGCGAAGTATCCAGCATCAAGATCTTTAACACTGCAGCAAGGTTGGTTAAAGAATTTAACAGCTCAAGCTTACCTTTGTTAAAGAAGATTGTGTGGGACGGCACCACTGATTCTGGAAAAGAAGTTCCCCCTGGTACTTATTTCTGTGTTTTAAAGAACAGCAGAAAGCGGATTGTGAAGAAAGTCGTCAGATTAAGATAA
- a CDS encoding OsmC family peroxiredoxin — translation MIRLHWNKGLQFTAEDDYGHKLIVDTAVKIGGYDQGFRPMDLLLVAQAGCMAMDIVAILQKKGGKIKSFEVTIEGRRAEKHPKRYEKIKLKFECKGDYRREDLLRSFELSKDKYCGVFATLHNAPEFEFII, via the coding sequence GTGATAAGGTTACACTGGAATAAAGGTCTTCAGTTCACGGCTGAGGACGACTACGGACACAAGCTGATTGTCGATACCGCAGTAAAGATCGGTGGTTATGACCAGGGATTTCGGCCCATGGATCTGCTTCTGGTCGCCCAGGCAGGTTGTATGGCAATGGATATTGTTGCGATCCTTCAGAAAAAAGGCGGTAAAATAAAAAGTTTTGAGGTTACTATTGAAGGCCGACGTGCAGAAAAACATCCAAAGAGATACGAAAAGATAAAATTGAAATTCGAATGCAAGGGTGATTATCGCCGGGAAGACCTTTTACGGTCGTTTGAACTCTCTAAGGATAAATACTGCGGTGTCTTTGCAACCCTGCACAATGCCCCGGAGTTTGAATTTATAATTTAA
- a CDS encoding TlpA family protein disulfide reductase, with protein sequence MKRIKWLSLLIVALLFLACPSADKAKSNTSSAKDFTLTSIDNEEITLSSLQGKVVLIDFWATWCLPCRSSIPVFIKLYNKYNDQGFVVLGISREDKSTLLGYRDEHQIPYPILIDNKNVAADYGVRAIPNIFILDKKGKIRKTQVGFSPQLEAQFDAFIDSLLKE encoded by the coding sequence ATGAAGAGAATAAAATGGTTGAGTCTGTTGATCGTTGCTCTGTTATTTCTCGCCTGTCCTTCAGCGGACAAGGCGAAATCAAATACGTCCTCAGCCAAGGACTTCACTTTAACCAGTATTGACAACGAAGAGATCACCCTTTCGTCACTGCAGGGAAAGGTCGTGCTTATTGATTTCTGGGCGACCTGGTGTCTGCCCTGTCGAAGCAGCATTCCCGTATTTATCAAGCTGTACAATAAATATAATGATCAGGGTTTTGTCGTACTGGGCATCAGCCGGGAAGACAAGAGCACTTTGCTCGGTTATCGGGACGAGCACCAGATTCCTTACCCTATTTTGATCGACAACAAAAACGTGGCGGCGGATTACGGAGTAAGGGCGATTCCCAACATATTCATCTTGGATAAAAAAGGGAAGATAAGAAAGACTCAGGTCGGGTTTTCGCCGCAGCTTGAAGCCCAGTTTGACGCCTTTATTGATTCTTTATTAAAAGAATAA
- the trxA gene encoding thioredoxin has protein sequence MVRELTDSDFHQEVEKSELPYIVDFWAIWCAPCSMVAPILEEIAKEYDGKLKVGKVNVDNEIKTANEFGIQNIPTLIIFKQGKEVDRIIGAVPKAQILKKLKPYIEGQ, from the coding sequence ATGGTCAGGGAATTAACTGACAGCGACTTCCATCAGGAAGTAGAAAAATCAGAACTCCCTTATATTGTTGATTTTTGGGCAATATGGTGTGCTCCGTGCTCCATGGTCGCCCCTATTTTAGAAGAAATCGCAAAAGAGTATGACGGTAAACTGAAAGTGGGAAAGGTAAATGTCGATAATGAAATAAAGACGGCGAATGAATTCGGGATACAGAATATTCCGACGCTCATCATCTTTAAACAGGGAAAAGAAGTTGACCGAATCATCGGTGCGGTTCCAAAGGCCCAGATTTTAAAGAAATTAAAGCCTTACATAGAGGGGCAATAA